The Methanocella arvoryzae MRE50 genome includes a region encoding these proteins:
- a CDS encoding thrombospondin type 3 repeat-containing protein, which produces MYAGDCDNDGISDGDEVLNGTNPQEADSDGDFILSGEEALYGEDPTIFDINSPEVRGEVCYS; this is translated from the coding sequence CTGTATGCCGGCGACTGCGACAACGATGGCATCAGCGACGGCGACGAAGTTCTGAACGGTACTAACCCACAGGAGGCTGACTCGGACGGCGACTTCATCCTGAGTGGCGAGGAGGCTCTCTACGGCGAGGATCCGACGATCTTCGACATCAATTCGCCAGAGGTCAGGGGCGAGGTCTGCTATTCTTAA
- the nadA gene encoding quinolinate synthase NadA yields the protein MSLAEEILKLKKERKAVILAHNYQRGEVQDIADYCGDSFGLSQKAVEVDAEVIVFCGVDFMAESAAILNPDKIVLNPKPEAGCPMSAMITPLQLQLFKKEHPDAAVVCYVNSSAAVKAESDVCCTSSNSIKIVNALEQDEVLHVPDYNLAMYTQRFTKKKIYPWNGFCPTHHQITAGDILISKMDHPGAEVIVHPECRQEVIDLADGVYSTDGMLKYAKTTTKDLVIGTEVGIIHRLKKENPGKNFYPVSNYVVCPNMKMNTLETIRDSLRDMKTEIRIPETIRTGAKKALDRMLEIGRG from the coding sequence ATGAGCCTCGCAGAAGAGATCTTAAAACTTAAAAAAGAGAGGAAGGCGGTCATCCTCGCCCACAACTACCAGCGGGGCGAGGTGCAGGATATCGCCGACTACTGTGGCGATTCTTTTGGCCTGAGCCAGAAGGCCGTGGAGGTCGACGCCGAAGTGATAGTGTTTTGCGGCGTGGACTTCATGGCGGAGTCCGCCGCCATCCTGAACCCGGACAAGATCGTGCTCAACCCTAAGCCTGAGGCGGGCTGCCCGATGTCGGCGATGATTACGCCGCTGCAGCTGCAGCTCTTCAAGAAGGAGCACCCAGACGCGGCCGTGGTTTGCTATGTCAATTCTTCCGCGGCGGTCAAGGCGGAGAGCGACGTGTGCTGCACGTCCTCCAACTCCATTAAGATCGTCAACGCGCTGGAGCAGGACGAGGTCCTGCACGTGCCGGACTACAACCTGGCGATGTATACCCAGCGTTTCACTAAGAAGAAGATCTACCCGTGGAACGGCTTCTGCCCGACCCACCACCAGATCACCGCCGGGGACATCCTGATCTCTAAGATGGACCACCCCGGGGCGGAGGTCATCGTGCACCCGGAGTGCCGGCAGGAGGTCATCGACCTCGCGGACGGCGTCTATTCCACGGACGGCATGCTCAAGTATGCGAAAACGACTACGAAGGACCTGGTCATCGGCACCGAGGTGGGCATCATCCACCGGCTCAAGAAGGAGAACCCGGGAAAGAACTTCTACCCCGTCTCCAACTACGTGGTCTGCCCCAACATGAAGATGAACACTCTGGAGACGATCAGGGACAGCCTCCGGGACATGAAGACCGAGATCAGGATACCGGAAACTATTCGTACCGGGGCGAAAAAAGCACTGGACAGAATGCTGGAAATCGGCAGAGGCTAG
- the hypD gene encoding hydrogenase formation protein HypD, with amino-acid sequence MTGQEQAAKALAGQIEKLAAGREIKIMHVCGTHEYTITKSGIRSLLPANVKVVMGPGCPVCVTPQSEIDACVELAEQGKIICTYGDLLRVPGTKSSLYDTVGDIRIVQSIAQAVDIARQTPDREVVFMAVGFETTAPTTAAVLLSNPPENFSIIVSHRLVPPAMKWLMQQGEANLNGFLLPGHVCTVMGIHEYEAFPVPQVIAGFDAMEVLYGLYLLVKQIVEGRAVVENAYARAVKPEGNLKAQKMMAEVFEPCDIMWRGFPVIPDSGYKLKPQFEKYDALKKFGIELKDVKCTTGCLCNELLRGVKEPTDCKLFGKACTPLKPVGACMVSTEGACRIWYTYGKAHKIVQTTPTSP; translated from the coding sequence ATGACAGGACAGGAGCAGGCGGCAAAAGCCCTGGCCGGGCAGATCGAGAAGCTCGCGGCCGGGAGAGAGATCAAGATCATGCACGTGTGCGGCACCCACGAGTACACCATCACCAAGAGTGGCATTCGCTCGCTGTTGCCGGCCAACGTGAAGGTAGTCATGGGCCCCGGGTGCCCGGTGTGCGTCACCCCCCAGAGCGAGATCGACGCGTGCGTCGAATTAGCCGAGCAGGGCAAGATCATCTGCACCTACGGCGACCTGTTGAGAGTCCCGGGCACTAAGTCCTCGTTATACGACACCGTCGGAGACATCCGCATCGTCCAGAGCATCGCCCAGGCGGTCGACATCGCCAGGCAGACTCCGGACAGGGAAGTAGTATTCATGGCCGTGGGCTTCGAGACCACCGCCCCGACCACCGCTGCTGTATTATTGTCAAACCCGCCCGAAAACTTCTCCATCATCGTCTCCCACAGGCTCGTCCCTCCCGCCATGAAGTGGCTGATGCAGCAGGGCGAGGCCAACCTGAACGGCTTCCTCTTACCGGGCCACGTGTGCACAGTCATGGGCATCCACGAGTATGAGGCGTTCCCCGTGCCCCAGGTCATCGCAGGGTTCGACGCCATGGAAGTCCTGTACGGGCTGTACTTACTGGTCAAGCAGATCGTCGAGGGCCGTGCGGTCGTGGAGAACGCTTACGCCAGGGCCGTCAAGCCCGAGGGCAACCTAAAGGCGCAGAAGATGATGGCAGAGGTCTTCGAGCCCTGCGACATCATGTGGAGAGGCTTCCCCGTCATCCCCGATTCGGGCTATAAGCTGAAGCCCCAGTTCGAGAAGTACGACGCCCTGAAGAAGTTCGGCATCGAGCTCAAAGACGTCAAGTGCACCACCGGATGCCTGTGCAACGAACTGCTGAGGGGAGTAAAAGAGCCGACCGACTGCAAGCTGTTCGGCAAGGCCTGCACCCCCCTGAAGCCAGTGGGCGCATGCATGGTCTCGACCGAGGGCGCCTGCCGCATATGGTACACCTACGGCAAGGCACACAAGATAGTCCAGACCACCCCGACGAGCCCCTGA
- a CDS encoding elongation factor 1-beta, translating into MADVVASIRVMPDSADRDLNELMDALKAAVPAGTKFQKFELKPIAFGLKAIMATVTVDDSEGGTEPVEEAWSKVPGVESVNVEATGRAF; encoded by the coding sequence ATGGCAGACGTAGTAGCGTCTATCAGAGTCATGCCGGACAGCGCAGACCGTGACTTAAACGAGCTCATGGATGCGCTCAAGGCAGCAGTGCCGGCAGGCACCAAATTCCAGAAATTCGAACTCAAGCCCATCGCTTTCGGCCTGAAGGCGATCATGGCCACCGTCACCGTCGACGACAGCGAAGGCGGCACCGAGCCAGTCGAAGAAGCCTGGTCGAAGGTACCCGGCGTCGAGAGCGTCAACGTCGAAGCCACCGGCAGGGCATTCTAA
- a CDS encoding HVO_2753 family zinc finger protein — protein sequence MAEGKQVSKCVSCKVNLTGEGAAQFKCPICGEDMGRCGKCRQQSNPYVCPKCGFQGP from the coding sequence ATGGCAGAAGGTAAACAGGTAAGCAAGTGTGTCTCCTGCAAGGTCAACCTGACCGGCGAAGGCGCAGCCCAGTTCAAGTGCCCCATATGCGGAGAAGACATGGGCCGGTGCGGAAAGTGCAGGCAGCAGTCCAACCCGTACGTATGCCCGAAGTGCGGTTTCCAGGGGCCGTGA
- a CDS encoding argininosuccinate synthase has protein sequence MVKKVVLAYSGGLDTSVCIPLLKENYGFDKVITVTVDVGQPPGEIETATKKAKLISDKHYTIDAKDEFVRDYIFPMIKANAMYEGYVIGTSMARPLIAKKCVEIAKKEKADAFGHGCTGKGNDQLRFEAVFRQTDLPVVAPMREMNLTREWEIEYAKKHKIPVVATKAKPWSVDENIWSRSIEGGKLEDPGFIPPEDIYEWTQDPLKAPEKPEIVSIGFAKGVPVSLNGKKMGGVALIQALQKIAGKHGVGRTDMMEDRVLGLKARENYEHPAATVLLTAHKDLEKFCLTRAELKFKETVDSQWAELGYMGLVDEPLFDDLNAFIDRTQERVNGTVKVKLYKGSCMVVARESKTALYSEELVSFDGKTLDQKDAEGYCKFHGFQARLYKKLNEKR, from the coding sequence ATGGTCAAGAAGGTCGTTTTAGCGTATTCCGGAGGCCTGGATACCTCCGTGTGCATCCCCCTGCTGAAGGAGAACTATGGCTTTGACAAGGTGATCACGGTCACCGTCGACGTGGGCCAGCCCCCCGGAGAGATCGAGACCGCGACGAAGAAAGCCAAACTGATCTCTGACAAGCACTATACTATAGATGCCAAGGACGAGTTCGTCCGCGACTACATTTTCCCGATGATCAAGGCCAACGCAATGTACGAGGGCTACGTGATCGGCACCAGCATGGCCCGCCCCCTCATCGCGAAGAAGTGCGTCGAGATCGCCAAAAAGGAGAAGGCCGACGCCTTCGGCCACGGCTGCACCGGCAAGGGCAACGACCAGCTCCGGTTCGAGGCCGTCTTCCGCCAGACCGACCTTCCCGTCGTCGCCCCCATGAGGGAGATGAACCTCACCAGGGAGTGGGAGATCGAGTACGCTAAGAAGCACAAGATCCCCGTAGTAGCGACCAAGGCCAAGCCCTGGAGCGTGGACGAGAACATCTGGTCCCGCAGCATAGAAGGCGGTAAACTGGAGGACCCGGGATTCATACCCCCCGAAGACATCTACGAGTGGACCCAGGACCCCTTAAAGGCCCCGGAAAAGCCCGAGATCGTCTCGATCGGCTTCGCAAAAGGCGTCCCCGTGTCGCTCAACGGCAAAAAGATGGGCGGCGTAGCCCTCATCCAGGCGCTGCAGAAGATCGCCGGCAAGCACGGCGTCGGCAGGACCGACATGATGGAAGACCGGGTGCTCGGCCTGAAAGCGAGGGAAAACTACGAGCACCCCGCGGCCACAGTACTGCTAACGGCACACAAGGACCTCGAAAAGTTCTGCCTCACCAGGGCGGAGCTCAAGTTCAAGGAAACCGTGGACTCCCAGTGGGCGGAGCTCGGCTACATGGGCCTCGTCGACGAGCCGCTGTTCGACGACCTGAACGCCTTCATCGACCGCACCCAGGAGAGAGTGAACGGCACCGTTAAGGTAAAGCTCTACAAAGGCAGCTGCATGGTGGTCGCCAGAGAGTCGAAGACGGCGCTGTACAGCGAAGAGCTGGTGTCCTTCGACGGCAAGACGCTGGACCAGAAGGACGCGGAAGGCTACTGCAAGTTCCACGGCTTCCAGGCCCGGCTGTACAAGAAGCTGAACGAAAAACGTTAA
- a CDS encoding PadR family transcriptional regulator: MADIMDRFETEVKRGVIQVAVMCLLEKELYGYDIIKHLKDVGLAVEEGTLYPILRRLDDEKILTSRWETSGPRPRKYYVITENGRVIREKLLESLKSVTQALDTLESQMTAGDA, encoded by the coding sequence ATGGCCGATATAATGGATCGGTTTGAGACCGAAGTGAAGAGAGGCGTCATTCAGGTGGCCGTGATGTGCCTCCTGGAAAAAGAGCTGTATGGCTACGATATCATCAAGCATCTCAAGGATGTCGGCCTGGCGGTGGAGGAGGGTACGCTGTACCCGATTCTGCGGAGGCTCGACGACGAGAAGATCCTCACCAGCCGGTGGGAGACCAGCGGCCCGAGGCCGAGGAAGTACTACGTGATTACGGAAAATGGCAGGGTTATCAGAGAAAAGCTGCTGGAGTCACTGAAGTCGGTTACCCAGGCGCTGGATACCCTGGAATCGCAGATGACGGCAGGTGATGCGTAG
- a CDS encoding DUF4097 family beta strand repeat-containing protein — MYDRLIDDYLNKVTKGMGHKQRDDVRNELRSHILDSADALAAERNTAVNESIVREVLARMGPAEKIAAGYPVKDGGVFRDRFVLIIGGIIALVLILAVLAVLAAAAGACAFLSLAPVQNVGLAGFAIEQKEYNASHAAADRIELDVSTFNGAVEVLPSDGDTVDVKVVMHAPEGRIGEITADANFGGDNESMKVNVDVRRLTSDVVAAGFGNLGGNVYVYVPEESLYDINVRTSNGRVHVGNFSGEALKLQTSNGGITVEGGDYSRIDAKTSNGRIVAKYNATDVVFETSNSGIDLDTTQPAGSLRAITSNGRISVDLPDTAGFSIEASTSNGRIRHAAFPMVLTTEESNRIAGHTAGNYTEAFSVYLRTSNGGIEIV, encoded by the coding sequence ATGTACGACAGGCTGATTGACGATTATCTAAACAAAGTTACCAAAGGCATGGGGCACAAGCAGCGGGACGATGTCAGGAACGAGCTGCGGTCCCACATTCTGGACAGCGCGGACGCACTCGCGGCGGAGCGGAACACCGCGGTGAACGAATCTATCGTACGCGAGGTCCTCGCGAGGATGGGGCCCGCCGAAAAGATCGCGGCAGGCTACCCGGTGAAGGATGGCGGAGTATTCAGAGACAGGTTCGTCCTCATAATAGGAGGCATCATTGCCCTGGTCCTGATCCTGGCAGTACTGGCAGTACTGGCGGCAGCGGCGGGAGCCTGTGCGTTCCTCTCTTTAGCCCCGGTGCAGAACGTCGGCTTGGCGGGCTTCGCAATTGAGCAGAAGGAGTATAATGCCAGCCACGCGGCAGCGGACAGAATAGAGCTGGACGTTAGCACGTTCAACGGCGCTGTGGAAGTGCTCCCGTCGGACGGAGACACGGTAGACGTAAAGGTAGTTATGCATGCCCCAGAGGGACGCATCGGGGAGATCACTGCTGACGCTAATTTCGGGGGAGACAACGAGAGCATGAAGGTCAACGTCGACGTCAGGCGCCTGACTTCTGACGTGGTCGCCGCCGGCTTCGGCAACCTCGGCGGCAACGTATACGTTTACGTTCCGGAGGAGTCGCTGTACGATATAAACGTGCGGACATCGAACGGCCGGGTTCACGTTGGCAATTTCAGCGGCGAGGCGCTGAAGCTCCAGACCAGCAACGGCGGCATCACGGTTGAGGGCGGCGACTACAGCCGCATCGATGCGAAGACCAGTAACGGCAGGATCGTCGCTAAGTACAACGCTACGGATGTCGTGTTCGAGACCTCCAACAGCGGCATCGACCTTGACACCACGCAGCCGGCCGGCAGCCTGAGGGCGATCACCTCCAACGGCAGGATATCGGTCGATCTGCCGGATACGGCAGGCTTCTCGATCGAAGCGTCGACTTCGAACGGCCGCATCAGGCACGCTGCCTTCCCGATGGTGCTGACCACAGAGGAGAGCAACCGTATCGCCGGGCATACGGCAGGCAACTATACAGAGGCCTTCTCTGTGTACTTGCGCACATCCAACGGCGGGATAGAGATCGTTTAA
- a CDS encoding DUF4097 family beta strand repeat-containing protein, with product MIDKVIFAILAIIGILVLLFGGIGFCGLCMFANNVQTNTFNVDHREVTTSHAAAENVEIYVDTLGGNVVIEESAGDRIEVTYDVYAPAGRLDDMLASTKSVRVDDNTTRITAVVERRPGTSIISGNWGAHVTVTVPRNSSYALDLHTMGGDITVPSLHGKKVYMDTMGGKLRLDGGRYETVYMNTMGGDIIATYEASNVTLRTLGGRIDVDASQTTGKLDVDTMGGDIDVRLPAGTLFTVDASTMGGKVSHGSIQMNATEKTKTKLVGQTYGGAGSLDIRLSTMGGDIEISY from the coding sequence ATGATAGATAAGGTCATCTTCGCCATTCTGGCGATCATCGGAATCCTGGTCCTGCTCTTCGGAGGAATCGGATTCTGCGGGCTGTGCATGTTCGCGAACAACGTCCAGACAAACACGTTTAATGTAGATCACAGGGAAGTCACGACCAGTCACGCTGCGGCCGAGAACGTCGAGATATACGTCGATACACTCGGGGGCAACGTCGTCATCGAAGAGTCTGCTGGAGACAGGATCGAGGTCACCTATGATGTGTACGCGCCTGCAGGGAGGCTGGACGACATGCTGGCCAGCACGAAGAGCGTGCGGGTAGACGACAACACGACCCGCATCACCGCTGTGGTAGAGCGCAGGCCGGGCACATCGATCATCTCAGGCAACTGGGGCGCCCACGTCACCGTAACGGTCCCCCGGAACTCCTCGTATGCCCTCGACCTCCACACCATGGGCGGCGACATCACTGTGCCTTCTCTCCACGGTAAGAAGGTTTACATGGATACCATGGGCGGCAAGCTCAGGCTCGACGGCGGCAGGTACGAGACAGTGTACATGAACACTATGGGCGGAGATATCATCGCAACTTACGAGGCGTCTAACGTGACCCTCCGTACTCTCGGCGGCAGGATCGACGTCGATGCATCCCAGACCACGGGCAAGCTCGATGTGGACACAATGGGCGGAGACATAGATGTCAGGCTGCCGGCAGGCACGTTGTTCACCGTCGACGCCTCGACCATGGGCGGCAAAGTGTCCCACGGCTCCATCCAGATGAACGCTACTGAGAAGACTAAAACGAAGCTGGTCGGCCAGACCTACGGCGGCGCAGGCTCGCTGGATATCAGGCTGAGCACGATGGGCGGAGATATCGAGATAAGCTACTGA
- the carB gene encoding carbamoyl-phosphate synthase large subunit → MPKRTDIKKVLLIGSGPILIGQAAEFDFSGSQACRSLREEGIQVVLVNSNPATIMTDPEMADAVYVEPITPQVVAQIIEKERPDGIIAGLGGQTGLNITSELAEMGVLEKFNVKLLGTPLKAIYDTEDRDRFKHAMESIGEKVPRSIPCHSVEEAVKAVETLGLPMIIRSAFTLGGTGSGVARTIEEVRQIAEIGIKRSRIHQILVEESILGWKEFEYEVMRDASDTCITICNMENVDPMGIHTGESIVVTPSQTLSDADHQKLRTAAIKIIRALGIEGGCNIQFAWKDGDYRIVEVNPRVSRSSALASKATGYPIARIAAKIAIGLRLDEIRNKVTMETPASFEPTIDYVVVKIPRWPFDKFKTADKHLTTSMKSTGEVMAIGRSYEEALQKALNSLDISEFWGYGNWSKDEMAEILSKPTHERMFVIFKALRTGAFTVEEIAKLSNIDPWFILKIKNIVDMAEKLKSAPLDRDLLLKAKRLGFTDEWIAEIRGVTQEEISDLRHKLGIIPTYKMVDTCAAEFAASTPYYYSCYEQECELAPSDRKKVLIIGAGPIRIGQGIEFDYCTVHAVQALRESGIEAHIINNNPETVSTDFDTSDKLFFEPITLEHVMNIIEKERPFGVMVQFGGQTSVNLAIPLQMELNRRKDLNTVIIGTSPDDMNIAEDRDLWSRLMKEQGILQPESGIAYSIDDAKAVARRIGFPILVRPSYVLGGRAMEVVYDEADLERYMTEAVKVSRKHPVLIDDFLENAVEIDVDAVCDGKDVLIGAIMEHIEEAGIHSGDSACVIPPQSLSPDVMDQVRVIVRKIALALRVVGCINLQMAYKDGKVYVLEANPRSSRTIPFVSKATGAPLAKLAAKAIIGHSLKDLGYTEEPKPRHVSVKEVVLPFDKLPGADPVLGPEMKSTGEVMGIDLDFGRAFFKAELSAFNSLPQEGTIFMSVRDADKEHMVKIAKILHDNGLQLIGTAGTKEFLESHGIPIRQVLKVSEGSPNVIDLMREGKVQLVINTPTSKQARMDGFQIRRAAVDYEVPYATTLQAAKASADAINAMGRRKPTIRSLNEYLDMDRPVAPVIDAAKE, encoded by the coding sequence ATGCCTAAGAGAACGGACATCAAGAAAGTATTATTAATAGGCTCGGGGCCCATCCTCATCGGCCAGGCCGCCGAGTTCGACTTTAGCGGCAGCCAGGCCTGCCGCTCGTTGAGGGAAGAGGGCATCCAGGTCGTCCTGGTCAACTCCAACCCGGCGACCATCATGACTGACCCGGAGATGGCCGACGCCGTGTACGTCGAGCCTATTACGCCGCAGGTCGTCGCCCAGATCATCGAGAAGGAGCGCCCCGACGGCATCATCGCGGGCCTCGGAGGTCAGACCGGCCTCAACATCACCAGCGAGCTGGCCGAGATGGGCGTGCTGGAGAAGTTCAACGTCAAACTGCTGGGAACGCCGCTCAAGGCAATCTACGATACCGAGGACCGGGACCGGTTCAAGCACGCGATGGAGAGCATCGGCGAGAAGGTGCCGAGGTCCATCCCCTGCCACTCCGTAGAAGAGGCGGTCAAGGCGGTCGAAACGCTGGGCCTGCCGATGATCATCCGCTCCGCCTTCACTTTAGGCGGCACCGGCAGCGGCGTCGCCCGCACCATAGAAGAGGTAAGGCAGATCGCAGAGATCGGCATCAAGCGCTCCCGCATTCACCAGATCCTCGTCGAGGAGAGCATCCTCGGGTGGAAGGAGTTCGAGTACGAGGTCATGAGGGACGCCAGCGACACCTGCATCACTATCTGTAACATGGAGAACGTCGACCCGATGGGGATTCACACCGGCGAGTCCATCGTCGTGACGCCGTCCCAGACGCTGTCCGACGCAGACCACCAGAAGCTGCGCACGGCGGCAATCAAGATCATCAGGGCCCTGGGAATCGAGGGCGGGTGCAACATCCAGTTCGCCTGGAAGGACGGGGACTACCGCATAGTGGAAGTCAACCCCCGTGTCTCAAGGTCTTCCGCGCTGGCCAGCAAGGCCACGGGCTATCCAATAGCCCGGATCGCCGCCAAGATCGCCATCGGCCTGCGGCTGGACGAGATCAGGAACAAGGTCACCATGGAGACCCCTGCCTCCTTCGAGCCGACCATCGACTACGTGGTTGTAAAAATCCCGCGTTGGCCCTTTGACAAGTTCAAGACCGCGGACAAGCACCTCACCACCTCGATGAAGTCCACCGGAGAAGTCATGGCGATCGGCCGCTCCTACGAAGAGGCGCTGCAGAAGGCGCTCAACTCCCTGGACATCAGCGAGTTCTGGGGCTACGGCAACTGGTCCAAGGACGAGATGGCGGAGATCCTGTCGAAACCTACCCACGAGCGCATGTTCGTCATCTTCAAGGCGCTCCGCACCGGAGCGTTCACCGTGGAGGAGATCGCTAAGCTCTCCAACATAGACCCATGGTTCATCCTCAAGATCAAGAACATCGTCGACATGGCCGAGAAGCTGAAGTCCGCCCCGCTCGACCGGGACCTCCTGCTGAAGGCGAAGCGGTTAGGGTTTACGGACGAGTGGATCGCCGAGATCCGGGGAGTCACCCAGGAGGAGATCAGCGACCTGAGGCATAAGCTCGGCATCATCCCCACGTACAAGATGGTGGACACCTGCGCCGCGGAGTTCGCGGCCAGCACGCCCTACTACTATTCCTGCTACGAGCAGGAATGCGAGCTCGCGCCCTCGGACAGGAAGAAGGTGCTCATCATCGGCGCCGGCCCGATTAGAATCGGCCAGGGCATCGAGTTCGACTACTGTACTGTGCACGCTGTCCAGGCTCTCAGGGAATCGGGCATCGAGGCGCACATCATCAACAACAACCCCGAGACCGTGTCGACCGACTTCGACACGTCTGACAAGCTCTTCTTCGAGCCGATCACGCTGGAGCACGTGATGAACATCATCGAGAAGGAGCGTCCCTTCGGCGTCATGGTCCAGTTCGGCGGCCAGACCTCAGTAAACCTGGCCATCCCCCTCCAGATGGAGCTGAACCGCAGGAAAGACCTTAATACCGTCATCATAGGCACCAGCCCGGACGACATGAACATCGCCGAAGACCGGGACCTGTGGAGCCGGTTGATGAAGGAGCAGGGCATCCTTCAGCCGGAAAGCGGCATCGCCTACTCCATCGACGATGCTAAGGCGGTCGCCCGCAGAATCGGCTTCCCCATCCTCGTGAGGCCGTCGTACGTGCTGGGCGGCAGGGCCATGGAGGTCGTCTACGACGAGGCCGACCTCGAGCGGTACATGACCGAAGCGGTCAAGGTCAGCCGCAAGCATCCCGTCCTTATCGACGACTTCCTGGAGAACGCAGTAGAGATCGACGTGGACGCGGTGTGCGACGGCAAGGACGTCCTGATCGGCGCCATCATGGAGCACATCGAGGAGGCCGGTATCCACTCCGGCGACTCCGCTTGTGTCATCCCGCCCCAGTCGCTGTCCCCCGATGTAATGGACCAGGTCCGGGTCATCGTGAGGAAGATCGCGCTCGCCCTCCGGGTAGTGGGCTGCATCAACCTGCAGATGGCCTACAAGGATGGCAAGGTCTACGTGCTGGAGGCAAACCCCCGGTCCTCGAGGACGATCCCGTTCGTCAGCAAGGCCACCGGAGCCCCCCTCGCAAAGCTGGCTGCAAAGGCCATCATCGGCCACTCGCTAAAGGACCTGGGCTACACGGAAGAGCCGAAGCCCAGGCACGTCTCCGTCAAAGAAGTCGTGCTGCCCTTCGACAAGCTGCCCGGCGCAGACCCGGTGCTCGGCCCCGAGATGAAGTCCACGGGAGAAGTCATGGGCATCGACCTCGACTTCGGCAGGGCGTTCTTCAAAGCCGAACTGTCAGCCTTCAACTCGCTGCCTCAGGAGGGCACCATCTTCATGTCCGTCCGGGACGCAGACAAGGAGCACATGGTGAAGATCGCCAAGATCCTCCACGACAACGGCCTGCAACTAATCGGCACCGCCGGCACCAAGGAGTTCCTCGAGTCCCACGGAATACCCATCAGGCAGGTGCTCAAGGTCTCCGAAGGCAGCCCCAACGTCATCGACCTGATGAGGGAAGGCAAGGTCCAGCTGGTCATCAACACCCCGACGTCCAAGCAGGCCAGGATGGACGGCTTCCAGATCCGCCGCGCGGCAGTCGACTACGAGGTGCCGTACGCCACCACCCTGCAGGCTGCGAAGGCATCCGCCGACGCCATCAACGCCATGGGCAGACGCAAGCCCACCATCAGGTCTCTCAACGAGTACCTGGACATGGACAGGCCCGTTGCCCCCGTCATAGACGCCGCCAAAGAGTAA
- the carA gene encoding glutamine-hydrolyzing carbamoyl-phosphate synthase small subunit, which produces MKAVLGLEDGTYVVGDGFGKEGVTCGELVFATPTTGYEEALTDPSYKGQILLFTYPLIGNYGVNKASFQSSGIKAEGLVIRERCDHPSHNLSTRNLSQFLDDENASGICEVDTRMLTIRIRTAGTMRAAMIVGSDDGEKACELARKWQFPKDIVNQVTCRQPYEIPGNGPRVVVMDFGVKRSIVDNLAHRGAHTIVVPATTSAEQVMGYQPDAILLSNGPGDPENATNGIAVAKKLAGQLPIFGICLGHQIASLALGASTYKLKFGHRGANQPVIDLETGKVYITSQNHGYAVDPASIDGRDIKITHVNANDGTVEGMKNDALKVWSVQYHPEANPGPQDTNWFFDSMLQRIGGHHA; this is translated from the coding sequence ATGAAGGCAGTATTAGGACTGGAAGACGGGACTTATGTGGTCGGTGATGGTTTCGGAAAAGAGGGCGTGACGTGCGGCGAACTGGTCTTCGCTACACCAACCACGGGCTACGAAGAAGCGCTTACAGATCCTTCGTACAAAGGCCAGATACTGCTTTTTACATATCCTCTTATCGGCAATTACGGCGTTAATAAAGCCAGTTTTCAGTCTTCCGGCATCAAGGCCGAAGGCCTCGTGATCCGGGAGCGCTGCGATCATCCTTCTCATAACCTTTCTACCCGTAACCTGAGCCAGTTCCTGGACGACGAGAACGCCTCGGGCATATGCGAGGTCGATACCCGCATGCTGACCATCCGGATCAGGACGGCAGGCACCATGCGCGCGGCCATGATCGTGGGTAGCGATGATGGGGAGAAGGCCTGCGAACTGGCCAGAAAGTGGCAGTTCCCGAAGGACATCGTCAACCAGGTCACCTGCAGGCAGCCTTACGAGATACCGGGCAACGGCCCGAGGGTGGTGGTCATGGACTTCGGCGTGAAGCGGTCCATCGTCGACAACCTGGCCCACAGGGGCGCCCACACCATCGTAGTACCTGCCACCACGTCCGCCGAACAGGTCATGGGCTACCAGCCCGATGCCATACTGCTCTCCAACGGGCCGGGCGACCCGGAGAACGCGACCAACGGCATAGCGGTCGCAAAAAAGCTGGCCGGCCAGCTCCCGATTTTCGGCATCTGCCTCGGCCACCAGATCGCCTCCCTGGCCCTCGGCGCCAGCACCTACAAGTTAAAATTCGGTCACAGGGGCGCCAACCAGCCGGTCATCGACCTCGAGACCGGCAAGGTCTACATCACCAGCCAGAACCACGGCTACGCGGTGGACCCCGCGAGCATCGATGGCAGGGACATCAAAATCACCCACGTCAACGCCAACGACGGCACAGTCGAAGGTATGAAGAACGACGCGCTGAAGGTCTGGAGCGTCCAGTACCACCCCGAAGCCAACCCGGGGCCGCAGGACACGAACTGGTTCTTCGACTCAATGTTACAGAGGATAGGTGGTCACCATGCCTAA